In Cicer arietinum cultivar CDC Frontier isolate Library 1 chromosome 7, Cicar.CDCFrontier_v2.0, whole genome shotgun sequence, a single window of DNA contains:
- the LOC101506807 gene encoding probable inactive purple acid phosphatase 29 yields MGMSFMVLVVTVSWFWSISTTCVLAAKQAYISPQQENQKLRFDQNGEFKILQVADMHYANGKNTLCLDVLPSQNISCSDLNTTAFIQRMILAEKPNLIVFTGDNIFGYDSSDSAKSMDAAFAPAVASNIPWVAVLGNHDQEGSLSREGVMKHIVGMKNTLSKLNPPEVRIIDGFGNYNLEVGGVQGTEFENKSVLNLYFLDSGDYSKVPTIPGYDWIKPSQQLWFKRTSAELRKVYIKGLVPQKEAAPGLAYFHIPLPEYANFDSSNFTGVKIEQDGNNGISSASVNSGFFTTLVEAGDVKAVFTGHDHINDFCGKLMDIQLCYAGGFGYHAYGKAGWSRRARVVVASLEKTDKGSWGGVKSIKSWKRLDDQQLTGIDGEVLWSKSFRENNGANQIGGN; encoded by the exons ATGGGTATGAGTTTCATGGTTTTGGTTGTGACGGTGTCATGGTTTTGGTCAATTTCTACTACTTGTGTCTTGGCAGCAAAACAAGCTTACATATCACCTCAACAAGAGAATCAGAAGCTGAGGTTTGATCAAAATGGAGAATTCAAGATATTGCAGGTGGCAGATATGCACTATGCAAATGGAAAGAACACACTTTGTTTAGATGTTCTTCCTTCTCAAAATATTTCTTGTTCTGACCTTAATACTACTGCTTTCATTCAAAGAATGATCCTTGCTGAGAAGCCTAATCTTATTGTCTTCACTG GAGATAATATCTTCGGGTACGATTCCTCGGATTCGGCTAAATCAATGGATGCTGCATTTGCTCCTGCAGTTGCATCAAACATTCCTTGGGTGGCTGTTTTAGGAAACCATGACCAAGAAGGGTCACTCTCTAGAGAAGGAGTGATGAAACACATTGTTGGTATGAAAAACACTTTATCTAAACTCAATCCTCCTGAAGTACGGATCATTGATGGTTTTGGGAACTATAACTTGGAGGTTGGTGGTGTTCAAGGCActgaatttgaaaacaaatcaGTTCTGAATCTGTACTTTCTTGATAGTGGAGATTATTCTAAAGTTCCAACGATTCCTGGTTATGATTGGATCAAACCTTCACAGCAACTTTGGTTCAAACGAACGTCTGCGGAGCTTCGG AAAGTATACATAAAAGGACTAGTGCCTCAAAAAGAAGCTGCTCCTGGTCTTGCATACTTTCACATCCCCCTGCCGGAATATGCTAATTTTGACTCATCAAACTTCACAGGTGTGAAAATTGAACAGGACGGCAATAATGGCATTAGTTCCGCTTCTGTGAACTCTGGTTTCTTCACAACTTTGGTTGAAGCAGGAGATGTGAAGGCAGTTTTCACCGGCCATGATCACATCAACGACTTTTGTGGAAAGCTAATGGATATACAACTTTGTTATGCTGGAGGGTTTGGATACCATGCTTATGGAAAGGCTGGATGGTCTAGGAGAGCAAGAGTGGTGGTAGCTAGCTTGGAGAAGACAGATAAGGGAAGTTGGGGAGGTGTCAAGTCAATTAAATCATGGAAACGCCTCGATGATCAGCAACTTACTGGAATCGATGGTGAGGTCTTATGGAGCAAGAGCTTTCGCG AAAACAATGGCGCAAATCAAATTGGTGGAAATTGA